The following are encoded together in the Bradyrhizobium sp. CCGUVB1N3 genome:
- a CDS encoding xanthine dehydrogenase family protein subunit M has product MYEFKYHRPGTVRQAANLLVKNEDAKVIAGGHTLIPVMKQRLASPPHLVDLSHIEGLDTIEMKGRSLVIGATAKHADVATSAIVGEVIPALASLAGGIGDPAVRHKGTIGGSLANNDPTADYPAAVLALGATIVTNKRRLKAEEYFQGLFSTALEADEIITKVMFPLPKKASYVKFRNQASRYALVGVFVARRPSDVRVAVTGAGSDGVFRVTAFEEALKKRFASKAIEGIEVPAEGLNSDIHGSAEYRAHLIGVLTRRALDAANAKE; this is encoded by the coding sequence ATGTACGAATTCAAATATCATCGCCCTGGGACCGTGCGGCAGGCGGCCAATCTGCTGGTGAAGAATGAGGACGCCAAGGTGATCGCCGGCGGCCACACGCTGATTCCCGTGATGAAGCAGCGCCTCGCAAGCCCGCCGCATCTCGTCGACCTCTCCCATATCGAAGGTCTCGACACGATCGAGATGAAGGGCCGTTCGCTGGTGATCGGCGCTACGGCGAAGCACGCCGATGTCGCGACGTCGGCCATCGTGGGCGAGGTGATCCCGGCGCTCGCGAGCCTTGCCGGTGGCATCGGCGATCCCGCCGTCCGTCACAAGGGCACGATCGGCGGCTCGCTCGCCAACAACGACCCGACCGCGGACTATCCGGCGGCTGTGCTCGCGCTCGGCGCCACCATCGTCACCAACAAGCGCCGCCTGAAGGCGGAAGAGTACTTCCAGGGCCTGTTCTCGACCGCGCTCGAGGCCGACGAGATCATCACCAAGGTGATGTTCCCGCTGCCTAAAAAGGCGTCCTACGTCAAATTCCGCAACCAGGCCTCGCGCTATGCGCTGGTCGGCGTGTTCGTGGCACGGCGACCGTCGGATGTACGCGTCGCCGTCACCGGAGCCGGCTCGGATGGCGTCTTCCGCGTCACCGCGTTCGAGGAAGCGCTGAAGAAGCGGTTCGCGTCGAAGGCGATTGAAGGCATCGAGGTGCCGGCGGAAGGCCTCAACAGCGACATCCACGGCAGCGCCGAATACCGCGCACATCTCATCGGGGTGCTGACGCGGCGCGCCCTCGATGCCGCCAATGCCAAAGAGTGA
- a CDS encoding MoxR family ATPase — protein MTAAALPASVDAMLELLTSRGYLAERSLATVTYLSLRMGRPLFLEGEAGVGKTEIAKVLSAALGRKLIRLQCYEGLDVSSAVYEWNSAAQMIAIRMAEAAGDTDREQLSSDIFADRYLIKRPLLQALEPDVAGPPVLLIDELDRADEAFEAYLLEILSDFQVTIPEFGTVKAPHPPIVIITSNRTREIHDALKRRCLYHWVDYPSAERELAIIKTRVPGISAKLSQQVVRFVQALRNQDFYKSPGVAETIDWATALSELDARSLTAQVVGDTLGALLKYQDDIVRMQGDALQKVLKDATSE, from the coding sequence ATGACTGCAGCGGCACTGCCGGCATCGGTCGATGCGATGCTCGAACTCCTCACTTCGCGCGGCTATCTCGCGGAGCGGTCGCTGGCGACGGTGACCTATCTGTCGCTGCGCATGGGACGGCCGCTATTCCTCGAAGGCGAGGCGGGCGTCGGCAAGACCGAAATCGCAAAGGTGCTGTCGGCGGCGCTGGGGCGCAAGCTGATCCGCCTGCAATGCTATGAGGGCCTCGACGTTTCGTCGGCGGTCTATGAGTGGAACAGCGCCGCGCAGATGATCGCGATCCGGATGGCGGAGGCCGCCGGCGATACCGATCGCGAGCAGCTCTCGTCGGATATCTTCGCCGATCGTTATCTGATCAAGCGGCCGCTGCTCCAGGCGCTGGAGCCGGACGTTGCCGGCCCGCCGGTGCTGCTGATCGACGAACTCGATCGCGCCGACGAGGCGTTCGAGGCGTATCTGCTCGAAATCCTCAGCGACTTCCAGGTGACCATCCCCGAGTTCGGCACTGTGAAGGCGCCGCATCCGCCGATCGTCATCATCACCTCCAATCGCACCCGTGAGATCCACGACGCGCTGAAGCGGCGCTGTCTCTATCACTGGGTCGACTATCCCTCCGCCGAGCGCGAGCTCGCGATCATCAAGACGCGCGTGCCCGGCATCTCGGCAAAACTGTCGCAGCAGGTGGTGCGCTTCGTGCAGGCGCTGCGCAACCAGGATTTCTACAAGTCTCCGGGCGTCGCCGAGACCATCGATTGGGCGACGGCACTGTCCGAGCTCGACGCCCGCTCGCTGACGGCGCAGGTCGTCGGCGACACGCTGGGCGCGCTGCTCAAGTATCAGGACGACATCGTCCGCATGCAGGGCGATGCCTTGCAGAAGGTCCTGAAGGACGCGACGAGCGAGTAG
- a CDS encoding VWA domain-containing protein, whose amino-acid sequence MAINHLAPDKTEQFADNIVGFARALRAAGLPVGPGAVIDAVNALQVIDIGSRADVFTTLEAIFVKRHEHALIFRQAFNLFFRPSEEWKHMLDSVPLPDHAKKKPPPASRRVQEALSQPQMTETPQHQEQDLRLSVSDKEILQKKDFAQMSAAEISEALRAIERMKLPQAELLTRRQRPDRRGLRLDLRRTLRASLHTGGDIIDIHRLGRIEKPAPIVALLDISGSMSEYTRLFLHFLHAITDARKRVSVFLFGTRLTNVTRALRQRDPDEALASCSAAVEDWAGGTRIATSLHNFNKLWARRVLSQGAIVLLISDGLEREADSKLAFEMDRLHRSCRRLIWLNPLLRFGGFEAKAQGIKMMLPHVDEFRPVHNLSSIQELIKTLSQPLPPHHRSLIRSAA is encoded by the coding sequence ATGGCCATCAATCACCTTGCGCCTGACAAGACCGAGCAGTTCGCCGATAACATCGTCGGCTTCGCCCGCGCGCTTCGTGCCGCCGGTCTTCCCGTCGGCCCTGGTGCGGTGATCGACGCTGTCAACGCGCTCCAGGTGATCGACATCGGCAGCCGCGCCGACGTCTTCACCACGCTGGAGGCGATCTTCGTCAAGCGCCACGAGCATGCGCTGATCTTCAGGCAGGCCTTCAACCTGTTCTTCCGGCCTTCCGAAGAGTGGAAGCACATGCTGGATTCGGTGCCGCTGCCGGATCACGCCAAGAAGAAGCCGCCACCGGCCTCGCGCCGGGTCCAGGAGGCGCTGTCGCAGCCGCAGATGACGGAGACGCCGCAGCACCAGGAGCAGGATCTGCGCCTGTCGGTCTCCGACAAGGAGATCCTGCAGAAGAAAGACTTTGCGCAGATGAGTGCGGCCGAGATCAGCGAGGCGCTGCGCGCCATCGAGAGGATGAAGCTGCCGCAGGCCGAGCTACTGACGCGGCGGCAGCGGCCCGATCGGCGCGGGCTGCGCCTCGACCTGCGCCGAACCTTGCGGGCCTCGCTGCACACCGGCGGCGACATCATCGACATTCACCGCCTCGGGCGGATCGAGAAGCCGGCGCCGATCGTGGCGCTCCTCGATATCTCGGGCTCGATGAGCGAGTACACGCGGCTGTTCCTGCACTTCCTCCATGCCATCACGGATGCCCGCAAGCGCGTCTCCGTGTTCCTGTTCGGCACCCGCCTCACCAACGTCACCCGTGCGCTGCGCCAGCGCGATCCGGACGAGGCGCTGGCAAGCTGTTCGGCGGCGGTGGAGGATTGGGCCGGCGGCACGCGGATTGCGACCTCACTGCACAACTTCAACAAATTGTGGGCGCGGCGTGTGCTGAGCCAGGGCGCGATCGTGCTCCTGATCTCCGACGGGCTGGAGCGTGAAGCCGATTCCAAGCTCGCCTTCGAGATGGACCGGCTGCACCGGTCCTGCCGCCGGCTGATCTGGCTGAACCCGCTGCTCAGGTTCGGCGGCTTCGAGGCCAAGGCGCAGGGCATCAAAATGATGCTGCCCCACGTTGACGAATTCCGGCCGGTGCATAATTTGAGTTCGATCCAGGAGCTGATCAAGACGCTCTCCCAGCCGCTGCCGCCGCATCACCGCAGCCTGATCCGTTCCGCAGCTTGA
- a CDS encoding XdhC family protein, whose translation MLDRDEDILKAAEDWQKAGHGVALATVVETWGSAPRPAGSSLVINDDGTFLGSVSGGCVEGAVVTEAMDVIQSGKPRMLEFGVADETAWNVGLSCGGTIRVFVEKVG comes from the coding sequence ATGCTCGATCGCGACGAGGATATCCTGAAGGCGGCGGAGGACTGGCAGAAGGCCGGCCATGGCGTCGCCCTCGCAACGGTGGTGGAGACCTGGGGCTCGGCGCCGCGGCCGGCGGGCTCGAGCCTCGTCATCAACGACGACGGCACCTTTCTGGGCTCCGTCTCGGGCGGGTGCGTCGAAGGAGCCGTGGTCACCGAGGCCATGGACGTGATCCAGAGCGGCAAGCCAAGAATGCTGGAGTTCGGCGTTGCCGACGAGACCGCCTGGAATGTCGGGTTGTCCTGTGGCGGCACCATCCGCGTCTTCGTCGAGAAGGTCGGCTAG
- a CDS encoding XdhC family protein produces MKLETLHELNAERAARRPVILVTDTESGEQRLVKAGDFAKDPLRAELEKQLRMGKSGNVEAAGKKLFLNVYAPTAKMVIIGAVHISQALAPMARSLGYDVTVVDPRTAFASPERFPDVPLIAEWPDVALPPLNIDHYTAFVALTHDPKIDDPALLHAFERDCFYIGALGSRKTHAKRGDRLRAQGAKDSDIARIHAPIGLAIGAVSPSEIAVSIMAEITAQLRLPPKEKEEAA; encoded by the coding sequence GTGAAGCTGGAAACCCTGCACGAACTCAATGCCGAGCGCGCCGCGCGGCGGCCGGTCATTCTCGTCACCGACACCGAGAGCGGCGAGCAGCGGCTGGTGAAGGCCGGTGATTTTGCCAAGGACCCGCTGCGCGCCGAGCTGGAAAAACAGCTCCGCATGGGCAAGAGCGGCAACGTCGAGGCCGCCGGCAAGAAGCTGTTCCTCAACGTCTATGCGCCGACCGCGAAGATGGTGATCATCGGCGCCGTCCATATCAGCCAGGCGCTGGCGCCGATGGCGCGCTCGCTCGGCTATGACGTCACGGTCGTCGACCCCCGCACGGCCTTTGCGAGCCCCGAGCGATTCCCGGACGTGCCGCTGATCGCGGAGTGGCCCGACGTCGCGCTGCCGCCGCTCAACATCGACCACTACACCGCCTTCGTCGCGCTGACCCACGATCCCAAGATCGACGATCCCGCGCTGCTGCACGCCTTCGAGCGTGACTGCTTCTATATCGGCGCGCTCGGCTCGCGGAAGACGCACGCCAAGCGCGGCGACCGGCTGCGGGCGCAGGGCGCGAAGGATTCCGATATCGCGCGCATCCACGCGCCCATTGGCCTCGCGATCGGCGCGGTCTCGCCATCCGAGATCGCGGTGTCGATCATGGCCGAGATCACGGCGCAGCTGCGCCTGCCTCCGAAAGAAAAAGAAGAAGCGGCATGA
- a CDS encoding NTP transferase domain-containing protein, with protein MKFGPASPKDAIGGVTVHTLRQGPLVLKKGTTIGPAEVEALTRAGIKDIVVVRMEQGDVSEDVAAAGIAEAVGGEGIHVERAFTGRANLFAARPGVLVIDRAAVDRINNVDEAITFATLSAFKPVVEGEMVGTVKIIPFGVEGTLRDAAVKAAGRNVLQVAPYMIKRVGVVSTLLPGLSSKVVDKTLRVTAERLAPAGATIIAERRVPHEETALSAAIKELLGLGAELVIVFGASAIADRRDVIPAAITEIGGAIEHFGMPVDPGNLLLIGRAGHVPVLGAPGCARSPVENGFDWVLMRLLAGIKVTRAELMGMGVGGLLMEIVTRPQPRAKPETEGNSHVAAIVLAAGRSTRMGGPNKLLAELEGKKLVRIATEQVLASKASEVIVVTGHQAELVEQALSGLKVKFVRNPDFAGGIASSVKAGIAAVPETCDGALVCLGDMPLIDAGLIDRLIDSFAPDRGNLIAIPVSEGRRGNPVLWSRRFFSELMTLDGDIGARHLIAKHAEVVAEVPVDGESAFLDIDTPQALEAVRRG; from the coding sequence ATGAAGTTCGGCCCGGCGAGTCCGAAGGATGCGATCGGCGGGGTGACCGTCCATACCCTGCGCCAGGGACCGCTGGTGCTGAAGAAGGGCACGACGATCGGGCCTGCCGAGGTCGAGGCGCTCACGCGCGCCGGCATCAAGGACATCGTCGTGGTGCGCATGGAGCAGGGAGACGTCTCCGAGGACGTCGCGGCCGCCGGCATTGCGGAGGCCGTCGGTGGCGAGGGCATCCATGTCGAGCGTGCCTTCACCGGCCGCGCCAATCTGTTCGCGGCGCGCCCGGGCGTGCTGGTGATCGACCGCGCTGCGGTCGATCGCATCAACAATGTCGACGAAGCCATCACCTTTGCAACGCTGTCCGCCTTCAAGCCGGTGGTCGAGGGCGAGATGGTCGGCACGGTCAAGATCATCCCGTTCGGCGTCGAAGGAACGTTGCGCGATGCTGCGGTGAAAGCGGCCGGCCGCAACGTGTTGCAAGTCGCACCCTACATGATCAAGCGTGTCGGCGTCGTCTCGACGCTGCTGCCGGGGCTCTCCTCCAAGGTCGTCGACAAGACGCTCCGCGTCACCGCCGAGCGGCTCGCGCCGGCCGGCGCCACCATCATCGCCGAGCGGCGGGTGCCGCACGAGGAGACGGCGCTGTCGGCTGCGATCAAGGAGCTGCTCGGACTTGGCGCCGAGCTCGTCATCGTGTTCGGGGCCTCCGCGATCGCGGATCGCCGCGACGTGATCCCGGCGGCAATCACCGAAATCGGCGGCGCGATCGAGCATTTCGGCATGCCCGTCGATCCCGGCAATCTGCTGCTGATCGGCCGCGCCGGCCACGTGCCCGTGCTGGGCGCGCCGGGCTGTGCGCGCTCGCCGGTCGAGAACGGCTTTGACTGGGTGTTGATGCGGTTACTCGCCGGCATCAAGGTGACGCGCGCCGAGCTGATGGGCATGGGCGTCGGGGGCCTGTTGATGGAGATCGTCACGCGGCCGCAGCCGCGCGCAAAACCCGAGACCGAAGGCAACAGCCACGTCGCGGCGATCGTGCTCGCGGCCGGGCGATCGACCCGGATGGGCGGGCCGAACAAGCTGCTCGCCGAGCTCGAGGGCAAGAAGCTGGTGCGGATCGCGACCGAACAGGTGCTGGCCTCGAAGGCGTCCGAGGTGATCGTCGTCACCGGCCATCAGGCCGAGCTGGTCGAGCAGGCGCTCAGCGGATTGAAGGTGAAGTTCGTTCGCAATCCGGATTTTGCTGGCGGCATCGCAAGCTCGGTCAAGGCCGGCATCGCGGCCGTGCCGGAGACCTGTGATGGCGCGCTGGTCTGCCTCGGCGATATGCCGCTGATCGATGCCGGCCTGATCGACCGCCTGATCGACAGTTTTGCACCCGACCGCGGCAATCTGATCGCAATACCCGTGAGCGAGGGCCGCCGCGGCAATCCCGTGCTGTGGTCGCGCCGCTTCTTCAGCGAATTGATGACGCTCGACGGTGACATCGGCGCGCGCCATCTGATCGCCAAGCATGCGGAAGTCGTCGCCGAAGTGCCCGTCGACGGCGAGAGCGCCTTCCTCGACATCGATACGCCGCAGGCGCTGGAAGCGGTGAGACGCGGATGA
- a CDS encoding DUF4189 domain-containing protein codes for MASNVVARRCAMFFFGLSVIVAGARYVTDAHAAGAFAVGKCGAYGHAYDFSGEAAARAAAQKQCKGECTTVTMKRACAAMAIDLANPCGAYGYAVKPKISSTLNAATRECYKYGGKECVIRAWACDAKG; via the coding sequence ATGGCTTCGAACGTCGTCGCGCGCCGTTGCGCGATGTTTTTCTTTGGGCTGAGCGTTATCGTGGCAGGAGCCCGCTACGTCACGGATGCGCACGCTGCCGGCGCCTTCGCGGTCGGCAAATGCGGGGCCTACGGCCACGCCTACGACTTCTCCGGCGAAGCCGCGGCGCGCGCAGCAGCACAGAAGCAGTGCAAGGGCGAGTGCACGACCGTGACCATGAAGCGCGCCTGCGCCGCGATGGCGATCGATCTCGCCAACCCCTGCGGCGCCTACGGCTATGCCGTGAAGCCGAAGATATCGAGCACGCTCAACGCCGCCACGCGCGAATGCTACAAATATGGCGGCAAGGAATGCGTGATCCGCGCCTGGGCCTGCGACGCCAAAGGTTGA
- a CDS encoding CYTH and CHAD domain-containing protein: protein MSETGAIKPALETVRSVAEPNGHLAPEIKKKTRAPIATSKKQAPNSLELVQADFFRSEPLRTEDIGADEARAEAPRPETSGDVAPRTTELELKLLVDADRLADFNNAPIIAANARSNGTRKHLKAVYYDTPKRALQRNGLSFRVRQSGARFTQTVKADSANDPLRRGEWEASVPSAAPDIALALPFIPEKLRAGLDRRPLEAVFTTDIHRRQRIIDLPSGTVEVAFDQGFLKSGDRSMPVSEIELELKSGSASAIYELALRLAEHGPVRPSIRSKSARGFDLAADTPPTARRPRKLRLDPSASLDETFAAILRACLLHLLQSLPAAEDGRNPEGIHQLRVALRRLRSAMHLMQSVLPVSKLDLLRADAKWLGQNLSAAREWDVFQHETLRTVAQGCPSIAGFDALERAAEQHRTDSYDKARLALTDRRASYFVIGLGGWIEARGWRGDVAAEQLAQLAEPAMNFARRILSTQHAKVLKRGRRFKSLTAEELHRLRLAVKKLRYVADFLLPLYGQRKSATRFSDRLADLQHELGIYNDMAATASLLADIGMESASGSTAAAAIAGWQAHAMVGTEPRLRKVWSDFVKAKVPWSIEAEA, encoded by the coding sequence ATGTCGGAAACTGGCGCGATAAAGCCGGCCCTCGAAACCGTGCGGAGCGTAGCCGAGCCGAACGGTCATCTCGCTCCGGAGATCAAAAAGAAAACCAGGGCCCCTATCGCTACCAGCAAGAAGCAAGCGCCCAACTCGCTGGAACTCGTTCAAGCCGACTTTTTTCGCAGCGAGCCGTTGCGCACCGAAGATATTGGTGCTGACGAAGCTCGTGCCGAGGCACCTCGCCCCGAAACCTCTGGCGACGTTGCTCCACGCACCACCGAACTCGAGCTCAAGCTGCTTGTGGACGCCGATCGCCTGGCGGACTTCAACAATGCACCGATCATCGCGGCGAACGCGCGCAGCAATGGTACGCGAAAGCACCTCAAGGCCGTCTACTACGATACGCCCAAGCGTGCGCTTCAGCGCAACGGATTGAGCTTCAGGGTCCGCCAGAGCGGCGCGCGATTCACGCAGACCGTGAAGGCCGACTCCGCGAACGATCCGCTCCGACGTGGCGAGTGGGAGGCGAGCGTACCATCCGCTGCTCCCGATATCGCGCTGGCACTGCCGTTCATCCCGGAGAAGCTGCGCGCCGGTCTCGATCGTCGTCCGCTCGAGGCGGTCTTCACCACCGACATCCACCGGCGTCAGCGCATCATCGACCTGCCATCAGGCACGGTGGAGGTCGCGTTCGACCAGGGCTTCCTCAAATCCGGCGATCGATCGATGCCGGTCAGCGAGATCGAGCTCGAGCTCAAGTCCGGCAGCGCGTCTGCGATCTACGAGCTTGCCCTGCGGCTCGCCGAGCATGGGCCGGTCAGACCATCCATCCGCAGCAAATCGGCGCGCGGATTTGACCTCGCCGCCGACACCCCGCCGACGGCAAGAAGGCCGCGCAAGCTGCGCCTCGACCCATCGGCCTCCCTCGATGAGACCTTTGCCGCGATCCTGCGCGCCTGCCTCCTTCATCTTCTCCAGTCGCTTCCCGCCGCCGAGGACGGCCGCAATCCCGAAGGGATTCATCAGCTTCGCGTCGCGCTGCGGCGCCTCCGATCCGCCATGCACCTGATGCAATCGGTCCTGCCGGTGAGCAAGCTCGACCTGCTGCGCGCAGACGCCAAGTGGCTGGGACAAAATCTCTCCGCCGCACGCGAGTGGGACGTCTTCCAGCACGAGACACTGCGCACCGTCGCGCAAGGCTGCCCCTCGATCGCCGGCTTCGACGCGCTGGAGCGGGCCGCAGAGCAGCACCGCACCGACTCATACGACAAGGCGCGCCTGGCGCTGACCGACCGACGGGCCTCGTATTTCGTGATCGGGCTTGGCGGCTGGATCGAAGCGCGCGGCTGGCGCGGCGACGTCGCTGCGGAGCAACTCGCGCAACTGGCCGAGCCAGCCATGAATTTCGCGCGGCGCATCCTGTCGACCCAGCATGCGAAGGTGCTCAAGCGCGGCCGCCGCTTCAAGTCGCTCACGGCTGAAGAGTTGCACCGCTTGCGGCTGGCCGTCAAGAAACTGCGCTATGTCGCCGATTTCCTATTGCCGCTCTACGGACAGCGCAAGTCCGCAACGCGCTTCTCCGACCGGCTGGCCGATCTGCAGCACGAGCTCGGCATCTACAACGACATGGCGGCAACGGCTTCGCTGCTCGCGGATATCGGCATGGAGTCCGCAAGCGGCAGCACTGCGGCTGCCGCGATCGCCGGCTGGCAGGCACACGCGATGGTCGGCACCGAACCGCGCCTTAGGAAAGTGTGGTCGGACTTCGTGAAAGCGAAAGTCCCCTGGTCGATCGAGGCGGAGGCCTGA
- a CDS encoding DUF2000 family protein, which yields MQFDTKIAVVIRTDLQTWQKLNVASFLTSGIASAFPECIGEPYEDASGTKYLSLIGQPILIYGADSPALSRALDRALARNVTPAVYTEDMFATTHDAANREAVRAVSRADLNLVGIAMRAERKVIDKICDGLKFHS from the coding sequence ATGCAGTTCGACACCAAGATCGCCGTCGTGATCCGCACCGACCTCCAGACGTGGCAGAAGCTCAACGTGGCGTCCTTCCTCACCAGCGGAATCGCCTCAGCCTTTCCGGAGTGCATCGGCGAGCCTTACGAGGATGCGTCCGGGACGAAATATCTTTCTTTGATCGGTCAGCCGATCCTGATCTATGGCGCCGATAGTCCTGCACTGTCCCGCGCGCTCGATCGCGCGCTGGCGCGCAACGTGACGCCGGCGGTCTATACCGAGGACATGTTCGCGACCACGCATGATGCCGCCAATCGCGAGGCGGTGAGGGCGGTCAGCCGCGCCGATCTCAATCTTGTCGGTATCGCGATGCGTGCCGAGCGCAAGGTGATCGATAAAATTTGCGATGGTTTGAAGTTCCATAGCTGA
- the adhP gene encoding alcohol dehydrogenase AdhP codes for MPTMKAAVVTSFGKPLEIQDVPVPQPGPGEVLVKVKACGVCHTDLHAASGDWPVKPVPPFIPGHEVAGTVAALGPGVTNLRVGDAVGVAWLHDSCMACEYCETGWETLCEHQHNTGYSVNGGFAEYVIASAAFAAKLPANIDFAGVAPILCAGVTTYKGLKETEARPGEWVVISGVGGLGHVAIQYAKAMGLKVAAIDIAADKLALAHTTGADLAVNALNADAVDKVLAATGGGAHGVLVTAVSTAAFAQALKMVRRKGTVSLVGLPPGEFPTPIFDVVLKRITVRGSIVGTRRDLDEAIAFAADGKVHAEVTKVPLAEINTVFDKMKAGKIDGRMVLDFT; via the coding sequence ATGCCGACCATGAAAGCCGCTGTCGTCACCAGTTTTGGCAAGCCGCTCGAGATCCAGGATGTACCGGTGCCGCAGCCCGGTCCTGGCGAGGTCCTGGTCAAGGTGAAGGCTTGCGGGGTCTGCCACACCGATCTGCATGCGGCCTCCGGCGACTGGCCGGTGAAACCGGTTCCGCCTTTCATTCCCGGTCATGAGGTTGCCGGCACTGTCGCGGCGCTGGGACCCGGCGTCACCAACCTCAGGGTCGGCGATGCCGTCGGGGTCGCATGGCTGCACGATTCGTGCATGGCTTGCGAATATTGCGAGACCGGCTGGGAGACGCTGTGCGAGCACCAGCACAACACCGGCTACAGTGTGAATGGTGGCTTTGCCGAATACGTCATCGCCTCTGCCGCCTTCGCGGCGAAGCTGCCTGCCAATATCGATTTCGCCGGCGTTGCGCCGATCCTGTGCGCCGGCGTGACGACGTACAAGGGGCTGAAGGAGACCGAGGCACGGCCCGGCGAATGGGTGGTGATCTCGGGCGTCGGCGGTCTCGGGCATGTCGCGATCCAATACGCCAAGGCCATGGGGCTCAAGGTTGCCGCCATCGACATCGCCGCGGACAAGCTCGCGCTGGCGCACACGACCGGCGCCGATCTCGCAGTCAACGCGTTGAATGCGGATGCCGTCGACAAGGTGCTGGCCGCGACCGGGGGAGGGGCGCATGGCGTCCTGGTGACGGCCGTCTCCACCGCCGCCTTTGCGCAGGCGCTGAAGATGGTGCGCCGGAAGGGCACCGTCAGTCTCGTCGGTCTGCCGCCGGGCGAATTCCCGACCCCGATCTTCGACGTCGTGCTGAAGCGCATCACGGTGCGCGGCTCGATCGTCGGCACGCGCAGGGATCTCGACGAGGCCATCGCCTTCGCCGCCGACGGGAAGGTCCACGCCGAAGTCACCAAGGTGCCGCTCGCCGAGATCAATACGGTGTTTGACAAGATGAAGGCCGGCAAGATCGACGGCCGCATGGTGCTCGATTTTACCTAG
- a CDS encoding GFA family protein, with protein MDKPFTGGCACGAIRYSITGEPLFSNHCQCRDCQRESGSGHGSYMTFPREGVTVTGEAKQWDMVGDSGNVKTRAFCSVCGLPVFMTFAAMPDIFTIRAASLDDPSRYKPQVITYAARGHGWDHLDPSLPKFETMPPA; from the coding sequence ATGGACAAGCCCTTTACCGGCGGCTGCGCTTGCGGCGCGATCCGCTATTCGATTACCGGCGAGCCCCTGTTCAGCAATCACTGCCAGTGCCGGGACTGCCAGCGTGAAAGCGGCAGCGGTCACGGCTCGTACATGACTTTCCCACGTGAAGGCGTCACGGTGACAGGCGAGGCCAAGCAATGGGACATGGTCGGCGACAGTGGCAACGTGAAGACACGCGCCTTCTGCTCCGTGTGCGGCTTGCCGGTCTTCATGACCTTCGCCGCGATGCCCGACATCTTCACCATTCGCGCCGCGAGCCTCGACGATCCCTCCCGCTACAAGCCGCAGGTGATAACCTACGCCGCGCGCGGTCATGGCTGGGATCACCTCGACCCGAGCCTGCCGAAGTTCGAGACCATGCCGCCGGCGTGA
- a CDS encoding SRPBCC domain-containing protein yields MSAAELKAETKDIVIDEVFPHATETIWKALTSAQLIARWLMPPTGFEAIEGKAFTFQTTPGGAWDGVIHCRVLEVVPNRRLVYAWKGGDERNTGYGAPLDTVVTWSLTPVEAGTRIRLVHAGFVMPRNDSAYTVMSGGWKKVVRQLEEISGEE; encoded by the coding sequence GTGAGTGCAGCCGAGTTGAAAGCCGAGACAAAGGACATCGTCATCGACGAGGTCTTCCCTCACGCGACCGAGACGATCTGGAAGGCGCTGACCAGTGCGCAGTTGATCGCGCGCTGGCTGATGCCACCGACCGGCTTCGAAGCGATCGAAGGCAAGGCCTTCACATTCCAGACCACCCCGGGCGGGGCCTGGGATGGCGTCATCCATTGCCGGGTTCTGGAGGTCGTGCCGAACCGGCGTCTCGTCTACGCCTGGAAGGGCGGCGATGAGCGCAACACCGGCTACGGCGCGCCGCTCGACACTGTCGTGACGTGGTCCCTCACCCCGGTCGAGGCCGGCACGCGGATCCGCCTGGTTCATGCGGGCTTCGTCATGCCCAGGAACGACTCGGCCTACACGGTCATGAGCGGCGGCTGGAAAAAGGTCGTCAGACAGCTCGAAGAGATCAGCGGCGAAGAGTGA
- a CDS encoding helix-turn-helix transcriptional regulator, translated as MLEAVPNPITTVMRALADPTRRAVFERVFESKEISVVELTRGSGVTQGAISQHLKSLKQAGLVAERAEGRNVYYRAAPQGLEPLVEWMDHYGVFWRERFQNLRDLLKEIDP; from the coding sequence ATGCTCGAAGCGGTCCCAAACCCCATCACCACCGTCATGCGCGCTCTCGCCGATCCGACCCGCCGGGCCGTGTTCGAGCGCGTCTTCGAGAGCAAGGAGATCAGCGTCGTGGAGCTGACGCGCGGCAGCGGCGTGACCCAGGGCGCGATCTCGCAGCACCTGAAGTCGCTGAAGCAAGCCGGTCTCGTCGCCGAGCGCGCGGAGGGCCGCAACGTCTATTACCGCGCCGCGCCGCAAGGGCTCGAGCCTCTGGTCGAGTGGATGGATCACTACGGCGTCTTCTGGCGCGAACGCTTCCAGAACCTGCGTGACCTCTTGAAGGAGATCGATCCGTGA